A window of Pararhodobacter sp. genomic DNA:
CGACATCGACCCCGGCCATGTCCAGCATCCGGTTTGGTCCCATCGCCATGCCCCATAGGGTGGGGTCCTCGGCCACGGCGTCAATGTCTTGGGGTGTGGCGCCTTCCATCTGCATCTGCTCTGATTCACGCATATAGACTTCGGCCATCCGATTGCCGATGAACCCGTAACACACGCCAGAGACAACCGCCGTCTTGCCGATCTTCTTTGCCAGACCCATCAGTGTTGCCAACACCTCGGGCGCGGTTTCGCGGCCTCGCACGATTTCCAGCAGCCGCATCACTTGTGCCGGGCTGAAGAAATGCGTGCCCAGCACGTCGCTTGCGCGGCCTGTGGCGGCGGCGATCTGGTCGACATCCAGTGTCGATGTGTTCGTGGCGATGATCGCGCCGGGTTTGCAAATCGCGCCCAACTGGCGGGCGACATCCAGCTTGATCTCCAGATCCTCGAACACCGCTTCGATCACCAGATCGACATCGGCAAGATCCTTGAGGTCGATGCTGGCCGCCATACGCGCGCGCCGCGCCGCGGCATCCATTTCGGACAGGCGACCGCGTTTGACCGAGGCGGCATAGTTGGCCTCGATCAGCCCGACGCCACGATCCAGCGCCGCCTGCGTGGTATCTACCAGAATCACCTCGTAGCCAGCATTGGCAAAGCTCATGGCGATACCGCCGCCCATCGTGCCGACGCCCAGAATACCAACCCGTTTCACCGGCCGGGTGATCGTATCGGCGGGCAAGCCGGGAATGCGGGCCGCAGCCCGTTCCGCCAGAAAGATGTGGCGCAATGCCCGTGACGAGGGTGAAGCGACGAGGCGCGCAAAGGCTTCGGCTTCGACGGCGGCACCCTCGGCAAAGGGCCCACAGGCGGCGCGCAGGCATGGTTCAATCGCCGCAAGTGCGGGCAGCCAAGGCTTTGCGGCGGCGCGCGCGGCGGCATCGTCCAGCACAGCCGTCATGCGCTGCGGATCAGCGGCCTCGGCAACGGTCAGGGCGCTGGTGCGGCGCGGTTTCGCGGGCGATGTGGCCAGCTGTTTCGCCGCGATCCGTGCCGCTTGGCCGGGATCGTCGGCGAGGGCATCAAGAATACCCGCCGCCTTGGCGGCATCGGCTGTGATCGGCGCACCTGTGGCAATCATTTCCAGGGCTTTCGCCAGACCCGCAAGCCGGGGCAAACGCTGGGTGCCCAACGATCCAGGGATCAGGCCCAAGGTGATTTCCGGCATTCCCAGCCGGGTTGCGGGATGCGCGATCCTGTGATGCGCAGCCATGGCGACCTCTAGCCCGCCGCCCAAAACCGTGCCGTGCAAGGCCACCACAACGGGCCGGTCGCTGGCCTCGATCCGGTCAAGAAGGGCATTCAACGGCGCCGCGCTGAAGCCGGGATCATCAAAGGCCGTGATGTCACCCCCGGCGATGAACGTGCGACCTGCGCAGGCAATAACCAGTGCGACGGCGTCTCGATCAGCCTCGAATGCGGCAAAACCGTCCTGCAACGCCGCAATGGTCACGGGCGAGAGGGCATTCACCGGCGGGTTGTCGATCAGCAGAATTGCCAGATCGCCGTCGCGGGTCAGGGTGACGGGTGGTGTCATGCTTGGTCTCCTCGGTTGGCGGTTCGTGTGCTCATTCAGGAATCCTGCTTGCGCAGGGATCAGCCACGCCGCACTATCCTTCAGAATCGTCAGACGATCAAGGAGGACAATATGGAAATCAAGACAGAAAGCCACGGACCGGTCGCCCTCATCCGGCTCAATCGCCCCGACACCCGGAATGCCGTGACTGTGACTATGATGGATGAGCTGGTCAGCGCAATGGCGCGGATCGAGGCGGACGATGCAATTCAGGTGGTGGTCTTGACCGGCGCGGGCAAAGTGTTCTGCGCCGGAATGGATCTGGCAGCCTTTGCCGCAGGCGAGCGTCCTGGCCTGACCGATCCGCACGGATTTGCCGGTTTCGTCAATGCCCCCCGCCGCAAACCCATCATCGCTGCTGTCAATGGCGGCGCACACGCTGGCGGATTCGAGATCATGCTGGCCTGTGATCTGGCGATTGCCGCGGAGGGCGCGCTGTTTTCGTTGCCTGAGGTCAAACGCGGCCTTGTTGCGGCAGGCGGGGGTGCACACCGTTTGCCGCGACGCATCCCACCTGCGGTTGCGGTTGAAATGCTGTTGACGGGCGATCCGATCACATCGGACCGGGCGCTGGCGCTGGGATTGGTCAGCCAGGTTGTGCCGGCCACCGATCTGGTCTCGGCGGCCCTGACGCTGGCCAATCGGATTGCCGTAAATGCGCCGGGGGCCGTGCTGGAAACGCTGGCGTTGGCACGCCGCGCAATGGCCGTGGATGAGGCCGCGCTTTGGGCGATGAACGTCGCGATCTGGTCGCGCATCGACGGATCTGACGATGCACTGGAGGGCGCGCGGGCCTTCAAGGAAAAGCGTTCTCCACGCTGGACGGGCAGATGATTTGACGGGTTTGGCTTTGGCCTCAGCCGGCCGTTCGGCAAAAGTCAGTCGAAATCGTAAGACAATATTGCCTTATCAAAAAGTCTGATGTAGGTCTGATAATCAGTGCGGCTCGGTGGTGACCGCAAAGTTTCCCAACGCAGGAGAGCATGATGATACCGGAAAAATCGCCCAAGACCCGCGCGCTCGAGGATCGGCTGCTTGGCTTCATGGCTGACCATATTTATCCCAACGAGGCGCGGTTCTATCGCGAATCCGAGGATCTGGGCCCCTGGAAAGTTCAACCTGTCGTTGAGGAGCTGAAACCAAAGGCCCGCGAAGCCGGGTTGTGGAACCTGTTCCTGCCGGAATCAGACCATGGTGCGGGTTTGTCCAACCTGGAGTATGCGCCCCTGTGCGAGATCATGGGCCGGTCTCATCTGGCCCCCGAGGTGTTCAATTGCTCTGCCCCCGATACCGGCAACATGGAAGTGATCGCGCGCTACGGCACCATAGAGCACCAGGAAACCTGGCTGAAACCCCTGCTGGCCGGAGAGATCAGGTCATCCTTTGCGATGACCGAACCCGATGTTGCCTCGTCAGATGCGCGCAACATTGCGAGTTCGATCGTGCGTGACGGTGATGACTACGTCATCAACGGGCACAAATGGTATACGACGGGGGCAACAGACCCACGGTGCAAGATTTTCATCTTCATGGGGAAAACAGATCCCACGGCTGCTACCTATCACCAGCAATCCATGATCCTTGTGCCGCGCGACACACCCGGCATCACGGTCGTCCGATCTTTGCCCGTGTTTGGCTTTTATGGCGTGCCTGATCGTGCCGCCGAGGTCATCTTTGACAATGTCAGGGTTCCGGCGTCATCCATTTTGCTGGGTGAGGGGCGCGGTTTCGAAATCGCCCAAGGCCGCCTTGGGCCTGGCCGCATCCACCACTGCATGCGCCTGATCGGACTGGCCGAACGCTCGCTGGAAAAGATGATCCTGCGCACTACCCAACGCGTGGCGTTTGGAAAGCCCTTGTCCGAACAATCGGTGACCCGTGAACGGGTGGCCGAGGCCCGGATCATGATCGAGCAATCGAGGCTGCTGACGCTGCGCACGGCGTATCTGATGGATACGGTCGGCAACAAAGAGGCCAAAGCCGAAATTGCCATGATCAAGGTCGCGGTGCCAACCATGGCCTGCCAGGTCATCGACTGGGCCATTCAGGCCTTTGGTGGGGGCGGCACGTCGAATGACTTTGGGCTGGCCGCGGCCTATGCGACGGCACGCCTGCTGCGGCTTGCCGATGGGCCCGATGAAGTTCACCGCGACCAACTTGCGCGGCTTGAATACAAACACCAAGCCAGTCGCAATGATGCGGGCGGCGTGGGCGGATGGGCACCGGCGCTGACGGACCGCGCGACGGGTCACTGAAAACGCGTCGCGCTGCGTCCACCCTGCAGCGCGACACATCTCGCTCGGTGATCCGGTGTCAGTCGCGCCCGGAAAGGATGGGTGGTTCGTAGAGCTTTTCGACGAGTTCGATCATTTTCTGCACATGCGCTCGCGCCTGTGCCTCTGCGACCGCCTCATCCCCCGCGAGGATTGCCCTACCGATCGCACGATACGATGCTTCACGATCCTCGGGGCGCATGACCAGACGATTGCGAACCAGATGCACCTGCAGATTGCTCAACATCTGCTCCAATTCAGGGTTGCGGCTGATCTCGGCCATGGTGCGGTGAAACCGGTTTCGGGCGCGCATAAATTCATACTTGTCCGAGGCATGGCAGTAGGCCAACAGTGTTTCCAGCGCTGTCTCCATCCGGGCGCGATTCCCATCACCGTTGATATTGGCGGCGGCCAGCCGGGCCGCCAGGCCTATGATGACTTCTGTGATCAGAAGAATGTTTCGGGCCTCATCCCGGGACAGTTGCCGGATCCGCGCGCCGCGATTGTGGGTCGCCTCGACGACACCCTGCGAGGCCAGACGCTTGATCGCCTCGCGCACGGTTGACCGGCTGACGTCGTAGCGGCTGACCAGATCGGGTTCGACCAGGCGCTGGCCTGCGACATAGCGCCCCTCATAGAGCCCGCGCAGAATGTCGCGCATGATCTTGTCGGACGATGACAGTTTCTCGTCGCCGGTATTTGTCGCCCCAGTTTGGGGAGTGTCGGCCACGCCGTGACCATTGTCAGATTTGTGTGCCATTATACCCTCAACCCCAGAACTCCATACGTTATTAGACGAATTTGCCCTACGATCTCAATGTGAATTTCTTGATTGCCTGCAATATCAAGCCTGTCATGTTCGAATTCCAGAACTGCGTTGGGCTGTGAATCTTGAACTCGTCCCGCCCAGCGGAATCGCGTTTGGGATTTGAGCTGATCTGAGGGGGTCTTGTGGTCTTGGGCGGGACAGAGTCTGGTGGGGGGATCGCGCGGTTCTTTGCGGGGTGACCAGCGGCGCCGAGATGGCAGGATTCGGTCGGGCAAAAGCGCATGTTTTCAGAGACTTCCTGAAGCCCAGGCATTCCATCCCCTCACATGACACCTTCTCCACGGTGTTCCGGATGATCGACCCGAAGGTGTTGGATGCGGCCTTCGGACGGGTTCTGGCGCAGATCGCGGTCCTGTTTCGGCAAGGTTCCGCCTGACCATCCGGTCGCGCATCATGAGGACGCCGGGCCTGGCCGCAAGGAGGACCGCCCCGGCACGGTCCTTTCCGCCAAGGGTCTGGCGGAGCACCATGAATTCCCCGGCCCGCAGGCCTTCGGCCGTATCGCGTCCCGCCGGGAAACCGAGGGCAAAGTGCAGACCGAAACCCGCTATTTCGCCCTGTCCTGGGTGCCAGTGCCCGAGGTCTTCATGGCGACCGTCCGCGCACATTGAGAGATCGAGAACGCCCTGCACTGGCAACTTGACGTTTCGCCGAGGGGCTATGAGATCATCCGGGATGGATCAGCCAACATCGTGCGACCTTACCGTAGTTAAGAAATAAGCCTGAGCAAGGCATGGACGAGATCAAGTAATGGAAAAGACCTTACAGCGCGGGGCAGGTTAAACGCGGCACATGGTCGGCACGGGATCACATGCGTCCTACCAGGCACGATGATGCGTGAGTTGGTCGGCAATCTCGCTCTGGAAATCCAGCGCCTTTGCCCGTGGCTTGGTGAAAAGGCTGACAGCAATGAAAAGCACCACACTCATTCCCCCGACAGCAAAAGGCAGAACCGGGTTGAATACGCTGACTCCCTGAAAGATCGCCAGCCATACCGCGACGACCGCGCCGCCGATGATGGCTGCCATGGCGCCTGCGGCAGTGCCGCGACGCCAAAAGAAAGCCCCGACAATAGGCGGCACAGAGACCATCAGACCCGCCGCAGACAGCGCCGCCAGCTGATCCACGATTGCGGCCTGCTTCAGCGCAAAATAGCTTGCGAACAAAACCACCGCGACGATGACGAGGCGGCCGGACAAGATCTGTCGTGCGTCGCTATGGGCTTCCAGGCTCGGCACAACGTCGCGCGCGATCATTGCGCCGACTGTCAGTGCGATTGAATCCAGTGTTGATATCGCTGCCGACAGAATGCCGACGATCAAGAACAGCACCACCCAAGTCGGGATGACCCCCGAGGAAGAAGCGCCGGCGTCGCCATGGATGTGTTTGCGAGATCGGGCACAAGTTGCAGCGCGGCCAGCCCCCAGATCACGGCGATGAGCGTGAAGATAAAGCCGAACCCCAGCACCCAGAGG
This region includes:
- a CDS encoding acyl-CoA dehydrogenase family protein, with protein sequence MIPEKSPKTRALEDRLLGFMADHIYPNEARFYRESEDLGPWKVQPVVEELKPKAREAGLWNLFLPESDHGAGLSNLEYAPLCEIMGRSHLAPEVFNCSAPDTGNMEVIARYGTIEHQETWLKPLLAGEIRSSFAMTEPDVASSDARNIASSIVRDGDDYVINGHKWYTTGATDPRCKIFIFMGKTDPTAATYHQQSMILVPRDTPGITVVRSLPVFGFYGVPDRAAEVIFDNVRVPASSILLGEGRGFEIAQGRLGPGRIHHCMRLIGLAERSLEKMILRTTQRVAFGKPLSEQSVTRERVAEARIMIEQSRLLTLRTAYLMDTVGNKEAKAEIAMIKVAVPTMACQVIDWAIQAFGGGGTSNDFGLAAAYATARLLRLADGPDEVHRDQLARLEYKHQASRNDAGGVGGWAPALTDRATGH
- a CDS encoding 3-hydroxyacyl-CoA dehydrogenase NAD-binding domain-containing protein, producing the protein MTPPVTLTRDGDLAILLIDNPPVNALSPVTIAALQDGFAAFEADRDAVALVIACAGRTFIAGGDITAFDDPGFSAAPLNALLDRIEASDRPVVVALHGTVLGGGLEVAMAAHHRIAHPATRLGMPEITLGLIPGSLGTQRLPRLAGLAKALEMIATGAPITADAAKAAGILDALADDPGQAARIAAKQLATSPAKPRRTSALTVAEAADPQRMTAVLDDAAARAAAKPWLPALAAIEPCLRAACGPFAEGAAVEAEAFARLVASPSSRALRHIFLAERAAARIPGLPADTITRPVKRVGILGVGTMGGGIAMSFANAGYEVILVDTTQAALDRGVGLIEANYAASVKRGRLSEMDAAARRARMAASIDLKDLADVDLVIEAVFEDLEIKLDVARQLGAICKPGAIIATNTSTLDVDQIAAATGRASDVLGTHFFSPAQVMRLLEIVRGRETAPEVLATLMGLAKKIGKTAVVSGVCYGFIGNRMAEVYMRESEQMQMEGATPQDIDAVAEDPTLWGMAMGPNRMLDMAGVDVGARTVIEWMKSGSGPHDPAYRALCRAMYDQGAHGQKTGHGYYRYEGRLAHPNPETQALAAELATTHSITRRTLSRDEIFERLLFPMVNEAAQILDEGIAYRPGDIDVVWTAGYGFPAWRGGPLFMADQIGLARIVARMDHYAATLGNERGDWTVAPLLRKLAQSGVRISDLQATANTHMGETK
- a CDS encoding enoyl-CoA hydratase-related protein; amino-acid sequence: MEIKTESHGPVALIRLNRPDTRNAVTVTMMDELVSAMARIEADDAIQVVVLTGAGKVFCAGMDLAAFAAGERPGLTDPHGFAGFVNAPRRKPIIAAVNGGAHAGGFEIMLACDLAIAAEGALFSLPEVKRGLVAAGGGAHRLPRRIPPAVAVEMLLTGDPITSDRALALGLVSQVVPATDLVSAALTLANRIAVNAPGAVLETLALARRAMAVDEAALWAMNVAIWSRIDGSDDALEGARAFKEKRSPRWTGR
- a CDS encoding GntR family transcriptional regulator, producing MAHKSDNGHGVADTPQTGATNTGDEKLSSSDKIMRDILRGLYEGRYVAGQRLVEPDLVSRYDVSRSTVREAIKRLASQGVVEATHNRGARIRQLSRDEARNILLITEVIIGLAARLAAANINGDGNRARMETALETLLAYCHASDKYEFMRARNRFHRTMAEISRNPELEQMLSNLQVHLVRNRLVMRPEDREASYRAIGRAILAGDEAVAEAQARAHVQKMIELVEKLYEPPILSGRD
- a CDS encoding transposase family protein, which encodes MAGFGRAKAHVFRDFLKPRHSIPSHDTFSTVFRMIDPKVLDAAFGRVLAQIAVLFRQGSA